CGGTGCATGCCGGCGGCTTTGACGCCCATGTCGAATTGTTTCACGAGCTGTCCGCGGCTGTTGTAAATCTTGAAATCCACAGCGCTGTCTTTTGCCAGGCTGAAGGGGATGAAAGCCATGGGGTTGAAGGGGTTGGGATAGACGCTGTGAAGCTGGGTGACCAGCGGAATTTCCGGGCTGGGGTTTTCGCCGGCGGCGTTGAAAAGCACGCTCACGGGGCCATGGAAAGTGGAGCTTCCATTCAGATCGTTGGCTTCCAGCCAGTAGTAATAGGTTCCGGAATCCTGCAGATCGGCGTCTTCATAGTGGTAGGTATGCTGCTGTGAGCTATTGCTGGACGCGATCAAAGGGCTCACGATCAGGGCGTTGGCAAGGTTGTTGATTTCAGCGCGATGGACGTAGTAGCCGCGCATTCCGGTTTCGGTTTCGGTGACCCAGGTGAGGGCGACATTGTTTTGCGCGGAGATGGTGGCTGTGAAGCTGCTGAGTTCCACGGGGACGTGGTTTTCGCCGCCACAGATATTGGAAGACCAATTATAATCTATATTATTCCCTGTTTGTACCACTTGCTGAATTTCATCGAACTCGTAATCATCATGAGTCAGA
The DNA window shown above is from Candidatus Cloacimonadota bacterium and carries:
- a CDS encoding T9SS type A sorting domain-containing protein, coding for MCETQNPIAGAEVWYDAGDGSGHKKLGVTDDNGNFYIFNKANVQVGGTEIILGDHGAAYPGPGTYYLTHDDYEFDEIQQVVQTGNNIDYNWSSNICGGENHVPVELSSFTATISAQNNVALTWVTETETGMRGYYVHRAEINNLANALIVSPLIASSNSSQQHTYHYEDADLQDSGTYYYWLEANDLNGSSTFHGPVSVLFNAAGENPSPEIPLVTQLHSVYPNPFNPMAFIPFSLAKDSAVDFKIYNSRGQLVKQFDMGVKAAGMHRISWDGTDYNGNILSNGVYNIVMNAGKDSYQTKAVLLK